In Gemmatimonadales bacterium, a genomic segment contains:
- a CDS encoding DinB family protein, with amino-acid sequence MTPSRTLLASGLALALAGTVSAQQRAGDAMPESYRQVQLRAQELQRRSLLAMVDSMPERLYRDRVTPIQRDFAQQIAHAAGTVPFIVVRFMGVPAPQLPDTAASLNSRAGLRGYVNAVYDWAANVLRTQSAADRAATVNLFGTEMPRWQVWDELHQHTFWTTGQVVANFRKHGMAPPGFGFF; translated from the coding sequence ATGACGCCTTCAAGAACGCTCCTGGCCTCTGGTCTTGCGCTGGCTCTGGCCGGAACGGTGTCGGCCCAGCAGCGGGCCGGGGACGCCATGCCGGAGTCCTACCGGCAGGTCCAGCTCCGCGCGCAGGAGCTTCAGCGCCGGTCGCTGCTGGCGATGGTGGATTCGATGCCCGAGCGTCTCTACCGCGACAGGGTCACGCCGATCCAGCGGGATTTCGCACAGCAGATCGCGCACGCGGCTGGGACGGTGCCATTCATCGTGGTCCGGTTCATGGGCGTGCCGGCGCCGCAGCTTCCGGACACCGCGGCCTCGCTGAACAGCCGCGCCGGACTGCGCGGCTACGTCAACGCCGTGTACGACTGGGCGGCGAACGTGCTGCGCACGCAGTCAGCCGCTGACCGCGCCGCGACGGTGAACCTCTTCGGGACCGAGATGCCGCGCTGGCAGGTCTGGGACGAGCTGCACCAGCACACCTTCTGGACCACCGGCCAGGTGGTCGCGAACTTCCGCAAGCATGGGATGGCTCCGCCGGGATTCGGGTTCTTCTAA
- a CDS encoding cytochrome c peroxidase codes for MTRTASTLCLALLVLAGGCDQSVPPSGPQPQPSIDVELRASLARWGVIPIGPMPVQNPALVPLGQALMFDKILSGNRDISCGTCHDPLTQGADGLSLSIGTGGTGSGPSRTLGSGRQFVPRSAPSLLNQGLGFYQVFWDGRVSGFGTGPFQTPAGSALPPGLPNILAAQAMFPVTNRREMRGEPGDVDVLGNPNELAQLADSQFADIWRAVMRRVLAVPEYVAKFNAAFPGTPTNTLGFQHAATAIAAFQMQAFTRTNSPLDRYLARDDAALSVEAKRGALLFFGEARCSSCHNGPLLGGQSFANVGVPQLGPGTGAGMPLDFGFGDVVNEPFYQFSFRVQPLRNVELTAPYMHDGAYATIEAVVRHYNDIPVALRSYDVSQLAPALRGAYHGDEATITAVLSTLDGRLRTPIGLTEEQMREVVAFLKSLTDPAARDLSALTPATVPSGLPVRE; via the coding sequence ATGACACGCACCGCGTCCACCCTGTGCTTGGCGCTGCTCGTCCTGGCCGGCGGCTGCGACCAGAGTGTCCCGCCATCGGGGCCGCAGCCGCAGCCGTCCATTGACGTCGAGCTGCGGGCGAGCTTGGCAAGGTGGGGAGTGATACCGATCGGACCGATGCCGGTCCAGAACCCCGCGCTCGTGCCTCTCGGCCAGGCGCTCATGTTCGACAAGATCCTGAGCGGCAACCGCGACATCTCCTGCGGAACCTGCCACGACCCGCTGACGCAGGGAGCCGACGGCCTGTCGCTTTCGATAGGCACGGGCGGCACCGGGTCGGGCCCGTCGCGGACGCTTGGCAGCGGGCGCCAATTCGTCCCGCGGAGCGCGCCGTCGCTGCTCAACCAGGGCCTCGGCTTCTACCAGGTGTTCTGGGACGGCCGGGTTTCCGGCTTCGGAACCGGACCGTTCCAGACGCCCGCCGGCTCCGCGCTCCCGCCCGGACTGCCTAACATTCTGGCGGCGCAGGCGATGTTCCCCGTCACCAACCGCCGGGAGATGCGCGGCGAGCCCGGCGACGTTGACGTTCTCGGCAACCCGAACGAGTTGGCGCAGTTAGCCGACAGCCAGTTCGCGGATATCTGGCGGGCGGTTATGCGGCGGGTCCTGGCGGTCCCGGAATACGTGGCCAAGTTCAACGCCGCCTTCCCGGGCACGCCGACCAACACCCTCGGCTTCCAGCACGCCGCCACGGCGATCGCCGCCTTCCAGATGCAGGCCTTCACGAGGACCAACTCGCCCCTCGACCGCTACCTCGCCCGGGACGACGCGGCGCTCTCGGTGGAGGCGAAGCGGGGCGCGCTGCTATTCTTCGGCGAGGCCCGCTGCAGCTCCTGCCACAACGGCCCGCTCCTCGGCGGCCAGAGCTTCGCCAACGTCGGCGTGCCACAACTTGGCCCGGGAACGGGTGCGGGGATGCCGCTGGACTTCGGATTCGGCGATGTCGTCAACGAGCCGTTCTACCAGTTCAGCTTCCGCGTGCAGCCGCTGCGCAACGTCGAGCTGACGGCGCCTTACATGCATGACGGGGCGTACGCCACCATCGAAGCGGTCGTACGGCACTACAACGACATTCCCGTCGCGCTGCGGAGCTATGACGTCTCGCAGCTCGCCCCGGCTCTCCGGGGCGCCTACCACGGCGACGAGGCCACGATCACCGCGGTGCTCTCCACTCTGGACGGGCGGCTCCGTACGCCGATCGGTCTCACCGAGGAGCAGATGCGCGAGGTGGTGGCGTTCCTGAAGTCGCTGACGGATCCGGCGGCGCGGGACCTGAGCGCGCTCACTCCCGCCACGGTGCCGAGCGGGTTGCCGGTGCGGGAGTGA